The DNA sequence CTGGTAAAGCTCTCGCGCAATCACCACCCGCTGGATCTCGTTGCTGCCCTCGTAGATCTCCGTCGCCTTGGCGTCGCGCATGAGCTTCTCGACCGGGTAGTCGCGCATGTAGCCGTAGCCGCCAAAG is a window from the Gemmatimonadota bacterium genome containing:
- a CDS encoding acyl-CoA dehydrogenase translates to FGGYGYMRDYPVEKLMRDAKATEIYEGSNEIQRVVIARELYQG